DNA sequence from the Arthrobacter jinronghuae genome:
AAACGCGAACCTCGCGCGGGCTGCGGCCGACGCCGGCATTACCTTTGTGGGTCCCGCGGCGGACATCCTCGAACTGGCCGGCCACAAGGTCCATGCCCTGAACGCGGCGCGGAAGGCAGGCATCCCGGTACTGCGCTCCACCGAGCCGAGCGACGACGTCGAGAAGCTGCTCAGCGAGGCGGAGGACATCGGGTTCCCCATCTTCGTCAAGGCCGTTGCGGGCGGCGGCGGCCGCGGCATGCGCCGGGTGGACACCGCGGACAAGCTGCCCGAGGCGCTGCAGGCGGCCATGCGGGAGGCTGAAACAGCCTTCGGCGATGCCACCGTGTTCCTGGAGCAGGCAGTCCTGCGTCCCCGGCACATTGAAGTACAGATCCTTGCCGATGCGGACGGCAACATCGTGCACCTGTTCGAACGTGACTGCTCCCTGCAGCGCCGCCACCAAAAGGTGGTGGAGATAGCGCCGGCGCCCAATCTGGATGAGAACATCCGCCAGGCCCTGTACCGGGACGCGGTGAAGTTCGCCAAGGCCCTGAACTACGTCAACGCGGGAACCGTGGAGTTCCTCGTGGACACCGTCGGCGAACGCGCCGGCCAGCACGTGTTCATCGAAATGAACCCCCGCGTCCAGGTGGAACACACGGTCACCGAGGAAATCACCGACGTCGACATTGTCCAGTCCCAGCTGCGGATCGCGGCCGGTGAGACGCTGGCCGATCTGGGCCTGCAGCAGGACGAACTGCAGATCCGCGGTGCCGCCCTCCAGTGCCGCATCACCACCGAGGATCCGGCCAACGGGTTCCGGCCCGACGTCGGCCGGATCACCGCCTACCGTTCCGCCGGCGGCGCCGGGGTCCGGCTCGACGGCGGCACCGTCTACGCGGGCGCTGAAATCAGCCCGCACTTCGATTCGCTGCTGGTCAAGCTGACCTGCCGGGGACGGACCTACCCCATAGCGGTCAACCGGGCCCGCCGGGCGCTGGCCGAGTTCCGGATCCGCGGCGTCGCCACCAACATCTCCTTCCTGCAGGCGGTCCTGGATGATCCGGACTTCGTTGCCGGCGACGTAGCCACTTCGTTTATCGAGGAACGCCCCGAACTGCTCAACGCCCGCGGCTCGGCGGATCGAGGTACGAAGCTGCTCAACTGGCTCGCCGATGTCACCGTTAATAAGCCCTACGGCGATCCCGTTGCGCACATCGACCCGGCGGAGAAGCTGCCCGCCGATCTGCCGGCTGCCGTGCCGGGGTCCCGGCAGCGGTTGCTCGAACTCGGCCCCGAGGGTTTCGCGGCGGACCTGCGGCAGCGGACCGAACTGGCCGTCACCGACACCACTTTCCGCGACGCCCACCAGTCGCTGCTGGCCACCCGGGTGCGGACCAGGGACCTGACCGCGGCTGCACCCGCGGTAGCGGCCCTGACTCCCGAGCTGCTGTCCGTGGAGGCCTGGGGCGGTGCCACGTACGACGTCGCCCTGCGGTTCCTGGGCGAGGATCCGTGGGAGCGGCTGGCGGCCCTCCGGCACCAGCTGCCCAACATCTGCATCCAGATGCTGCTGCGCGGACGGAACACGGTGGGCTACACCCCGTATCCCACTGAAGTCACCGAAGCCTTCGTGGAGGAGGCTGCGGCTACCGGCGTCGACATTTTCCGTATCTTCGACGCGTTGAACGATGTCTCGCAGATGGAGCCTGCCATCCGGGCCGTCCGCAAGACCGGCACCGCGGTCGCGGAAGTGGCCCTCTGCTACACCGGCGACATGCTGAGCCCCAACGAGGACCTCTACACGCTGGACTACTACCTGGACCTGGCGCAGAAGATGGTGGACGCAGGCGCCCACATCCTGGCCATCAAGGACATGGCAGGCCTGCTGCGCCCCGCGGCGGCCGCCAAGCTGGTCGCCGCACTGCGGGAGCGTTTCGACCTGCCCGTCCACCTGCACACGCATGACACTGCAGGCGGCCAGCTGGCGACCCTGCTGGCCGCTGCCGAAGTGGGAGTGGACGCCGTGGACGTTGCCAGCGCGCCGCTGGCGGGCACCACCAGCCAGCCGTCCATGTCCTCGTTGGTCGCCGCGCTGACCAACACCGAACGGGACACCGGGATCAGCCTGGACGCTGTGGGTGCGCTGGAACCGTATTGGGAGGCCGTGCGGCGGGTCTACGCGCCGTTCGAATCCGGGTTGGCGGGTCCCACCGGACGCGTGTACCGCCACGAGATTCCGGGCGGCCAGCTTTCCAACCTGCGTCAGCAGGCGATTGCCCTGGGACTGGGGGAGCGGTTCGAAGCCATTGAGGACATGTACACCGCCGCGGACCGGATCCTGGGCCGTCTGGTGAAGGTCACGCCGTCGTCGAAGGTGGTGGGCGATCTGGCCCTCCAGCTGGTCGGCTCCAACGTTTCCCCGGAGGACTTCGAGGAGAACCCGCAGAACTACGACATTCCGGATTCCGTGATCGGCTTCCTCAGCGGTGAACTCGGCGATCCGCCCGGAGGATGGCCGGAGCCCTTCCGGACCAAGGCGCTGCAGGGCCGCAAGGTCAAGGCGCGCGACGTCGAACTGAGCGAAGTGGACAAGGCGGGACTGCACGCCGATTCCGCTACCCGGCAGGAAACCCTGAACCGGCTGCTCTTTGCCGGCCCGGCAAAGGAGTTCGCAACCGTCCGTGAAACCTACGGAGACGTTTCCGTACTGGAAACCCGGGACTACCTGTACGGGCTGCGGCGCGGGGAAGAACACGTCATCGAACTGGAAAAGGGCGTGCGGCTGATCGCAGCGCTGGACGCGGTGTCCGAGCCGGACGAAAAGGGCATGCGTACGGTCATGACCACCCTGAACGGGCAGATGCGTCCGGTCTCGGTCCGGGACCGCAGCATCGAAAGCACCACGAAATCGGCGGAACGGGCAGATCCGACCGAGGCCGGGCACGTTGCGGCTCCGTTTGCGGGTGCAGTTACCGTCACCGCCAAGGAAGGTGCAGAGGTCGCCGCAGGGGAAACCGTCGCCACCATCGAGGCAATGAAGATGGAGGCCTCCATTACGGCCCCGGTTGCCGGAACGGTTGAACGGGTCGCCATCTCCCGGGTGGAGCAGGTCCAGGGCGGGGACCTGCTGCTGGTCATCGCTCCGAAATGAGTACCGGCTTCACCGGTGCGAAATGATCGGTGGACTGTGACTGCATAGACTGAAGAGCGTGACTCACTTCGATCTGGCCATCATTGGTTCCGGCTCCGGCAACTCGATCATCACCCCGGACTGGGACGGTAAGAAGGTAGCGATCATCGACGGAGGCACGTTCGGAGGAACGTGCCTCAACGTCGGGTGCATCCCCACCAAGATGTTCGTGTATCCCGCCCAGCTGGCGGCCGCCGCAGTGGACGGTGCGCGGCTCGGCGTGGACACGGTGTCCGCAGGCGTCCGGTGGCGGGATATCCGGGACCGGATCTTCACCCGCATCGATGCGATTTCCGACGGCGGCCGCCGTTACCGGGACGAGGAGCTGGACAACGTCACGCTTTTCAGCGAATACGTCCGCTTCGTCTCGCCGCACGCACTCGTCACGGCGTCGGGGCAGGAGATCACCGCTGATGAAATCGTGGTGGCCGCAGGATCCCGTCCGGTCCTGCCGGATGTGCCGGGGATGGACCTTCCCCAGGTGCATACCTCCGACACCGTGATGCGTATCGATGAGCTGCCGGCCCGGGTCCTGATCATCGGCGGCGGGTATATCGCCGCGGAGTTCGGCTTCGTTTTCTCCGCTTTCGGGTCCGACGTCACCATGGCCGTGCGGTCGGGGGCGCTGCTTCGGTCCCTGGACGAAACCGTGTCCGAGCGCTTCACCGCAGAAGCCTCCAAGCAGTGGAACGTGCAGTTAGAAACGACGGTGGACTCACTCGTCGAAAACGCCGACGGTTCCGTGCATGCGGTGCTCTCCGGTCCCGCCGCAGAGTCGGCCCTGGATGTGGACCTGGTGCTCGCAGCAACCGGCCGGACCCCCAACACAGACCGGCTGGACATCGGTGCTGCCGGTTTTGACCTCACCTCGGATGGCCGCCTGGCCGTGGACAGCTACGGCCGGGTGCTGGCCTCCGGCGCTCCGGCGAAGGGGATCTGGGCGCTGGGTGACATCAGCAGCCCCTACCAGCTCAAGCACGTGGCCAACCACGAAGCGCGCGTGGTGGCGCACAACCTGGTGCACCCCGGGGACCTGCGTGCCATGGACCACCGCTTCGTGCCGGCAGCGGTTTTCAGCAGTCCGCAGATTGCCAGCGTCGGGATGACCGAGGACCAGGCCATCGCCGATACGGAGGCCCGCGGCGTCGAACTGGCCCTGGCCGTGCAGGAATACGGGTCGACGGCGTACGGCTGGGCGATGGAGGATTCCACCGGGTTCGTGAAACTGCTGGCGGAGCGGGAAAGCGGCCGGCTGCTCGGCGCCCACATCATGGGACATGAGGCGTCCATGCTGATCCAGCCCCTGGTGCAGGCGATGGAGTTCGGCTTGGATGCCGCCACCATGGCCCGTGGGCAGTACTGGATCCACCCGGCACTGACAGAGGTGGTCGAAAACGCACTGCTTTCGCTGAATACAAAGGAAAAGCCGGGCAGGAACCGCCTCTAGGGGAGTCGGTTCCTGCCCGGCTGGGATAAATCAGACCCGCTGCCCGCTGTAGATATCGTCAATGACGTCGGAGAAGTCCCGCATCACCTGGGCGCGCTTGATCTTCAACGACGGGGTCAGGTGTCCGCTGGTCTCGGTGAAGTCGGTCGGGACCACACGGAACTCCTTGATCGCCTCGGCAGAGGAAACCTTCTTGTTGGCACGGTCCACCAGGGCCTGGAGTTCCTTCTGCAGCTCGTCGGTCTTGGCCACTTCGGTCACCGTCATGGTGTCCGGCAGTTTGTGCCGCCCGAGCCAGCCGGGAAGGGCTTCTTCGTCGATGGTGATGAGGGCCGAAATGAACGGCTTCGCATCCCCGACCACCACGCACTGGGAAACGATGGAATCGGCGCGGATGGAATCCTCCAGCTGGGAGGGAACCACGTTCTTGCCGCCGGCGGTGATGATGATTTCCTTCTTTCGGCCGGTGATCTTCAGGAAGCCGTCCGAGTCCAGTTCGCCGATGTCACCGGTATGGAACCAGCCGTCAGTAAACGTTTCACCCATCAGTTCCGGGCGGTTGTAGTAGCCCTTCATCACGCTGATGCCCTTGGCCAGGATCTCGCCGTCGTCGGCGATCTTCACGCTGTTCCCGGGAAGGGGTGCGCCTACCGTTCCCAGCTTGACGAGCTGCGGGGTGTTGGTGGTGAGCGGAGCCGTGGTTTCGGTCAAACCGTAGCCCTCCAGTACCAGCAGTCCGATGCCGTGGAAGAAATGCCCCAGCCGTTCGCCCAGGGGTGCACCGCCGGAGACGGCGTACTTCACGTTGCCGCCCATGGCCTCGCGGATCTTGCCGTACAGCAGGCGGTCGAAGAGGGCGTGCTTCAGGGTGAGGCTCAGTGGGACCTTGCCTTCCTGCTTCGCCTTCGACCAGGCGACGGCGGTCGCGACGCCGGCGTGGAAGATCTTGCCCTTGCCGCCGTCTTCGGCCTTCAGCATGGAGGCATTGAAGACCTTCTCGAGGACGCGGGGAACCACCAGGATGAAGCTGGGCTTGAAGCTCTGCAGGTCAGGCAGCAGGTTCTTGACGTCGGGCGTGTGTGCCACGGTTGCGCCGGTGGCCACGCACAGCACGGAAATGAAGCGGGCGAGGACGTGTGCCAGGGGCAGGAACATGATCGTCTGCGAGCCTTCGGTGGCAACTTCGGGCTCTGCCAGCTCGGAGTTCCGGGACACATCGACGAAGTTGGCGTGCGTGAGTTCGCAGCCCTTCGGCTTGCCCGTGGTGCCGGACGTATAAATGATGGTCGCAAGGTCAGCCATCTGGGCGGTGGAGCGACGTTTCTCGAGATCCTCATCACTCACCGAAGCGCCGTCGGCGCGCAGTGTGTCGAGTCCTCCGCCTTCGATCTGCCACACGTTGGCGACCATGGAAAGGTCTTCGTCGGCGGCGGCCGTGCGGACAATGTTCTCGTGCCTGGCAGCCTCAACCACAATGCCGACGGCCCCGGAATCGCTCAGGATCCAGGCGACCTGCGAAGGGGAGGAGGTCTCATAGACGGGAACCGATACCGCCCCTGCGAACCAGAGCGCAAAGTCCACCAGGGTCCATTCGTAGCGGGTCCGGGACATGATAGCCACGCGGTCGCCTGCCTTGATACCACTGGCCATGAAGCCCTTTGCCAGCGCCCGGACGTCCTTGGTGAACTCGGTGGCACTGATCCGCTGCCATTCGCCCTGGCCGTTCCGGACGGCAAAGAGAGCGGGGTTGCTTGGCTTGGCTGCCTGGTCGAGCAGCATGTTGGTGATGTTCGTCTGCGGCGGGGACTCCGCTAGGACGGGAACGCTGAATTCTCGCACGATAGCTCCTTTGATATCCGGTACGCCCGTAGGCACTGTTCAGCCTATAACGTAGATCACATTTTCTTACCCGTCGGTAACCTTGCAGATTCATAACAAACGCGTCGCCGCTCTTGCCGTTTCCCTAGAATGGGTTTCTGATGCGTCCAGTTACCCCAGCACCCGTTCCCCGTCCGCTTTCCACCCCGCTCCAGCGCAGGCTTGCTGCTTCGGAGCCGTTCCGGCCCCGCAGGCCCATGCGGCTGCCGAACCGAATGCGGCGGCGCGGGCTGGCTATCGGAATTGATATCGGTGGGACGAAAGTGGCGGCGGGGCTTGTGGACGGAGACGGTCGCGTGCTGAAGCAGGCACGCCGGTCGACGCCGGGGCAGGATCCCCGGGAAGTCGAAGCGGTAATCGTGGACCTGGTCCGGGAACTTTCGGCCGAGCACCACGTGTGGTCCGTCGGCATCGGCGCGGCCGGGTGGATGGACCTCGCCGGCAGCACCGTGTTGTTCAGCCCGCACCTGGCCTGGCGGAACGAGCCCCTCCGCGAGAACCTGGAGCGGCTGCTGCGCA
Encoded proteins:
- a CDS encoding pyruvate carboxylase — its product is MFSKILVANRGEIAIRAFRAAYELGAKTVAVFPHEDRNSIHRQKADEAYLIGEEGHPVRAYLDVDEIIRVAKESGCDAIYPGYGFLSENANLARAAADAGITFVGPAADILELAGHKVHALNAARKAGIPVLRSTEPSDDVEKLLSEAEDIGFPIFVKAVAGGGGRGMRRVDTADKLPEALQAAMREAETAFGDATVFLEQAVLRPRHIEVQILADADGNIVHLFERDCSLQRRHQKVVEIAPAPNLDENIRQALYRDAVKFAKALNYVNAGTVEFLVDTVGERAGQHVFIEMNPRVQVEHTVTEEITDVDIVQSQLRIAAGETLADLGLQQDELQIRGAALQCRITTEDPANGFRPDVGRITAYRSAGGAGVRLDGGTVYAGAEISPHFDSLLVKLTCRGRTYPIAVNRARRALAEFRIRGVATNISFLQAVLDDPDFVAGDVATSFIEERPELLNARGSADRGTKLLNWLADVTVNKPYGDPVAHIDPAEKLPADLPAAVPGSRQRLLELGPEGFAADLRQRTELAVTDTTFRDAHQSLLATRVRTRDLTAAAPAVAALTPELLSVEAWGGATYDVALRFLGEDPWERLAALRHQLPNICIQMLLRGRNTVGYTPYPTEVTEAFVEEAAATGVDIFRIFDALNDVSQMEPAIRAVRKTGTAVAEVALCYTGDMLSPNEDLYTLDYYLDLAQKMVDAGAHILAIKDMAGLLRPAAAAKLVAALRERFDLPVHLHTHDTAGGQLATLLAAAEVGVDAVDVASAPLAGTTSQPSMSSLVAALTNTERDTGISLDAVGALEPYWEAVRRVYAPFESGLAGPTGRVYRHEIPGGQLSNLRQQAIALGLGERFEAIEDMYTAADRILGRLVKVTPSSKVVGDLALQLVGSNVSPEDFEENPQNYDIPDSVIGFLSGELGDPPGGWPEPFRTKALQGRKVKARDVELSEVDKAGLHADSATRQETLNRLLFAGPAKEFATVRETYGDVSVLETRDYLYGLRRGEEHVIELEKGVRLIAALDAVSEPDEKGMRTVMTTLNGQMRPVSVRDRSIESTTKSAERADPTEAGHVAAPFAGAVTVTAKEGAEVAAGETVATIEAMKMEASITAPVAGTVERVAISRVEQVQGGDLLLVIAPK
- a CDS encoding mycothione reductase, with the protein product MTHFDLAIIGSGSGNSIITPDWDGKKVAIIDGGTFGGTCLNVGCIPTKMFVYPAQLAAAAVDGARLGVDTVSAGVRWRDIRDRIFTRIDAISDGGRRYRDEELDNVTLFSEYVRFVSPHALVTASGQEITADEIVVAAGSRPVLPDVPGMDLPQVHTSDTVMRIDELPARVLIIGGGYIAAEFGFVFSAFGSDVTMAVRSGALLRSLDETVSERFTAEASKQWNVQLETTVDSLVENADGSVHAVLSGPAAESALDVDLVLAATGRTPNTDRLDIGAAGFDLTSDGRLAVDSYGRVLASGAPAKGIWALGDISSPYQLKHVANHEARVVAHNLVHPGDLRAMDHRFVPAAVFSSPQIASVGMTEDQAIADTEARGVELALAVQEYGSTAYGWAMEDSTGFVKLLAERESGRLLGAHIMGHEASMLIQPLVQAMEFGLDAATMARGQYWIHPALTEVVENALLSLNTKEKPGRNRL
- a CDS encoding AMP-dependent synthetase/ligase, whose amino-acid sequence is MREFSVPVLAESPPQTNITNMLLDQAAKPSNPALFAVRNGQGEWQRISATEFTKDVRALAKGFMASGIKAGDRVAIMSRTRYEWTLVDFALWFAGAVSVPVYETSSPSQVAWILSDSGAVGIVVEAARHENIVRTAAADEDLSMVANVWQIEGGGLDTLRADGASVSDEDLEKRRSTAQMADLATIIYTSGTTGKPKGCELTHANFVDVSRNSELAEPEVATEGSQTIMFLPLAHVLARFISVLCVATGATVAHTPDVKNLLPDLQSFKPSFILVVPRVLEKVFNASMLKAEDGGKGKIFHAGVATAVAWSKAKQEGKVPLSLTLKHALFDRLLYGKIREAMGGNVKYAVSGGAPLGERLGHFFHGIGLLVLEGYGLTETTAPLTTNTPQLVKLGTVGAPLPGNSVKIADDGEILAKGISVMKGYYNRPELMGETFTDGWFHTGDIGELDSDGFLKITGRKKEIIITAGGKNVVPSQLEDSIRADSIVSQCVVVGDAKPFISALITIDEEALPGWLGRHKLPDTMTVTEVAKTDELQKELQALVDRANKKVSSAEAIKEFRVVPTDFTETSGHLTPSLKIKRAQVMRDFSDVIDDIYSGQRV